Genomic DNA from Hypanus sabinus isolate sHypSab1 unplaced genomic scaffold, sHypSab1.hap1 scaffold_728, whole genome shotgun sequence:
TCCTTCTGTTCTTTCACACTATCATTAACGTACTCTGCCTTTAAATACAGCATTCCAgactgaatcacttcacactttcccaggctgaactgcatctgccactcatcagcccagctctgcatcctgcaatgtcccgttgtaatctTCTACaccgtccacaactccaccaaccttcaggtcatctgcaaacttactaacaaacctttccacttcctcatccaagtcacaaagagtaggggtcatccctgaggcacagcactggtcaccgATCTCGGAATATGCTCTATATCCTGCCACCCATGGGTGCAAGATGCGGACCCGAGGagttgggtttaaagggagagggtgacaggggtTCCCATTGGGTTTAAACGCAGGGGGAGAGGGTCTCGGGTGGGGGTGAAACGGGGAGACAGGTTcccggagagggagacggggtcccggggggggggggtttaaaggGAAGGGGAGTCAGGGTTTCGGGTGGGGGTGAAACGCAGAGGGAGACAGGGTCTCGGGTGGGGGTGAAACGGAGGGGGAGATGGGTTCCCAGAGGGATTTAAAGTGGGGGGAGATGGGTTCTCAggagggtttaaagggagagggaTACGGGTTCGGGGGGGGTTTTAAAGGGAGGGGGGGACAGGTTCCCGGGGGGGTTTTAAAGGGAGGGGGGACAGGTTCCCGGGGGGGTTTGAAGGGAGTAGGAGACAGGTGGTGTACAGAGAGTACAATTCTTTCTCTGGGCTGTCTGCAGTCCCCCTTCTGTATGCAGTTGTCTCGTGAACACTTCCCCCTTTCTGTACCCACAGAAAATGGACGTGGGGGGGTGTAAGAAGCTACACGATGTGGCTCTGCGAGCCGACtatctgatcgcgtccaagaccAAGGACTACCTCTTTGAAAAGGAGGTGAGGGGGCACTGCTGTCTCAGGGTAGAAGGAAATTGTTTGAAGAGGAGAAGTTCAAAGGAAGgcggggtgtggaagggtggagggagggagggagataaaATGGGGATGATGAGGACGTGACAGAGTGGGagaggaggtggggtcagggcgGAGCGGGGAGGGGGGCACAGAATGGATGGAGGGATGGTGGCCCCCTACTTCCCTATCCCAAATTCTTTCCTCCCCCCATCCCACAGGCCATGTCTGCGCTGGAGGAGTTTCTTAGCGAATGCGACCGCAAGGCTGAGCAGGACAAAGAGAAATTGGTGCTGGTCCAGAAATCCTTCAGTACTGAGATCATTGCCAAGGTAACAAGAAATACCCTCCATCACCTAATCTCAGATCCCTCAACCTACCTGCCCTCCCCTTAGTCCTTCCTCCTACCCTCCCGGATCTCCCTCCACCTTGCCTCACTTCATCTCCTCCCCAGCTCCCTCTCCTCCATACTCCCTGCTGGCCACACCCTGTCCTCAATTCTGGCTGTCCTGGCTGTCTCTCACTTTCCtgcttaaccctaaccctaaccctaatgcatcACCGAGTATCCttcccctaaccctaaccctaaccctctgtCCCTCGCTGCcaggtggagaaggtgcagaTGTTGAATGAGGACATTGGCAAGCTGCTGGCCCGAGCGCgggttaaccctaaccctaaccctctgtCCCTCGCTGCcaggtggagaaggtgcagaTGTTGAATGCGGACATTGGCAAGCTGCTGGCCCGAGCGCgggttaaccctaaccctaaccctctgtCCCTCGCTGCcaggtggagaaggtgcagaTGTTGAATGAGGACATTGGCAAGCTGCTGGCCCGAGCTGAGCTGCTAGGTTCCAGCGGGATCCTTGACCAGTCACAGCGGGTACTGGAGGAGGTGGAGAGGCTAACACAACTCAagaaggagtctgaggtgagTGGGGGCCCCTGTCTACTgtccccatctggcaccattcGAGTTTGCTcctccatggctgatttattattttataatcccTCACAatactattctcctgccttcgccctataacttttgacacctgaccaatcaagaacataccgacctcactttaaatatactctatGGCCaactgtggcgatgaattccacagatccaccactctctagctgaagaaattcctcctcatctctcttctagatggatgcccctctattctgaggtcgtGCGCTCTGGTCCTGGCTTCCCAAGATAGGGAACATCATctcaactaatcccactgtccccacagccctttgtcagttcccaaactaatcccactgtcccactctctccccacagccctttgtcagtccccaaactcatccaactgtcccattctctccccacagccctttgtcagtccccaaactctccaactgtcccattctctccccacagccctgtgtcagttcccaaactaatcccactgtcccactctctccccatagccctttgtcagtccccaaactaatcccactgtcccactctctccccacagccctttgtcagtccccaaactctccaactgtcccattctctccccacagccctgtgtcagtccccaaactcatccaactgtcccactctctccccacagccctgtgtcagtccccaaactctccaactgtcccactctctccccacagccctgtgtcagtccccaaactctccaactgtcccattctctccccacaaccctgtgtcagttcccaaactaatcccactgtcccactctctccccacagccctttgtcagtccccaaactaatcccactgtcccactctctccccacagccgtttgtcagtccccaaactctccaactgtcccactctctccccacagccctgtgtcagttcccaaactaatcccactgtctccccacagccctttgtcagtccccaaactcatccaactgtcccactctctccccacagccctgtgtcagtccccaaactctccaactgtcccactctctccccacagccctgtgtcagtccccaaactaatcccagtcccactctctccccacagccctttgtcagtccccaaactctccaactgtcccattctctccccacaaccctgtgtcagttcccaaactaatcccagtcccactctctccccacagccctttgtcagtccccaaactctccaactgtcccactctctccccacaaccctgtgtcagttcccaaactaatcccagtcccactctctccccacagccctttgtcagtccccaaactctccaactgtcccattctctccccacaaccctgtgtcagttcccaaactaatcccactgtcccactgtctccccacagccctttgtcagtccccaaactaatcccactgtcccactctctccccacagccctgtgtcagtccccaaactcatccaactgtcccattctctccccacaaccctgtgtcagttcccaaactaatcccactgtctccccacagtcctgtatctgtccccacactaatcccacagtcccactttctccccacaaccctgtgtcagaccccaaactaatcccattgtcccactctctccccacaaccctgtgtcagtccccaaactaatcccactgtcccactctctcccacagtccctAAATCCACAGCCATGCCATGTGAGGTCCCACTGTCCCAGGGCTGGAACCTCTCATTCtcaccctctccctgtctccgtccctgcAGGAAGAATACCGCAATAACATCCCGACGTGCAGCCTACAGCAACAGAAGCTGCGTGTGTGCGATGTGTGCGGTGCCTATCTGGGGCTGCAGGAGAAGGACAAGAGGCTGGCCGACCACTTCCGTGGCCGTTTACACATGGGCTTCATGGAGATCCGAAGCAAACTTCAGCAGATCAAGGTGCGATCAGTGCTCccgtctctcccccccaccccctggaaCATATAAGCAACAAGTTGTCAGAGTCGATGATTGAGTTCCATGCTAACTTCCCGCTCTATCGTTCAACCTCTCACACTCTACTTTCTACCCCCTTTTCTGCAGAAGACGCTCAGCCAGAAGCTGGGAACATCGGAGACAGAGACATCTCGACAGAGGGAGGAACGCAGGCCAGAACGGCGTTTGTCTGAACGCAGGCTGGAGCACGCCCCCAGACCCAGGTGTGTCTGTCACCCGCCGGGGTTCACACCCCCAGACCCAGGCGTGTCTGTCACCCGCCGGGGTTCACACCCCCAGACCCAGGCGTGTCTGTCACCCGCCGGGGTTCACACCCCCAGACCCAGGCGTGTCTGTCACCCGCCAGGGTTAACGCCCCCAGACCCAGGCGTGTCTGTCACCCGCCAGGGTTAATGCCCCCAGACCCAGGCGTGTCTGTCACCCGCCGGGGTTCACTTCCCCAGACCCAGGTGTGTCTGTCACCCGCCGGGGTTCATGTCCCCAGACCCAGGCGTGTCTGTCAACCACAGGGGTTCACGTCCCCAGACCCAGGCGTGTCTGTCACCTGCCAGGGTTAACGCCCCCAGACCCAGGCGTGTCTGTCACCCACAGGGGTTCACGTCCCCAGACCCAGGCGTGTCTGTCGTCTGCTGTGGTTCACACCCCAGACCCAGGCGTGTCTGTCGTCTGCTGTGGTTCACGCCCCCAGACCCAGGCGTGTCTGTCGTCTGCTGTGGTTCACACCCCAGACCCAGGCGTGTCTGTCACCCACAGGGGTTCACACCCCCAGACCCAGGCGTGTCTGTCACCCGTCGGGGTTCACACCCCCAGACCCAGGCATGTCTGTCGTCCTCTGGGGTTCACGCCCCCAGACCCAGGCGTGTCTGTCACCCGCTGGGGTTCACGCCCCCAGACCCAGGCGTGTCTGTCACCCGCTGGGGTTCACGCCCCCAGACCCAGGCGTGTCTGTCACCCTCAGGGGTTCACGCCCCCAGACCCAGGCATGTCTGTCACCCGCTGGGGTTCACACCCCCAGACCCAGGCGTGTCTGTCACCCGCTGGGGTTCACACCCCCAGACCCAGGCGTGTCTGTCACCCGCTGGGGTTCACACCCCCAGACCCAGGCGTGTCTGTCGTCCACAGGGGTTCACACCCCAGACCCAGGCGTGTCTGTCGTCCTCTGGGGTTCACGCCCCCAGACCCAGGCGTGTCTGTCGTCCTCTGGGGTTCACGCCCCCAGACCCAGGCGTGTCTGTCACCCGCTGGGGTTCATGCCCCCAGACCCAGGCGTGTCTGTCACCCGCTGGGGTTCACAGACCCAGGCGTGTCTGTCACCCGCTGGGGTTCACACCCCCAGACCCAGGCGTGTCTGTCGTCCTCTGGGGTTCACGCCCCCAGACCCAGGCATGTCTGTCACCCGCTGGGGTTCACACCCCCAGACCCAGGTGTGTCTGTCACCCGCTGGTGTACACGCCCCCAGATGATTCCAGATACAATTTAACGCTGCTGATCAGTGACTGGGCAGAGGAACGAATGGGAAACACAGCAGACAGGAGTGAGCTGTTGCAATTGGTGAGGAATCtttccaatgatttggatgaggaacgGTGGgttaggaaatttgcagatgacctGGTGTAGTTGTGGACGGTGTAGAAGGTGGTTgtgggttacaatgggacattgacaggatgcagagctgggctggaaagtggcagatgcagttcaaccaggaacttgtgaagtgattcactttggaagactgaacttgaaggcaggattcttagcagtgtggagggacgggggtcttggggtccacatcctcCAAACCCTCAAAGTTACTGTGCAAATTGATGAGGGTAATTTTcgatgatcttggagtaggttaaaaggtcggcacaacattttaCTGTGCTGGAGTGCTCTAAGCTGCCCTTCattaggtggaggggtggggctgAGTTAAAGCCCTGTGTGGGATCTGGTGAGTTTTTTGATTCCCCAACTTTTAGGAGACCAAGAATGAATGAAAATTTGCTGCTTTATAgtaatttattttaaagtttaaacTAAGATACAAAGATTGAGCCTTTGCAAAACCTGGCACCTTTATACTGCAGTTCAGACACAGTCGTAAGGAACCAATAAAAAGTAACGTCGTCAGGGCTCGTGTGTCACATGCTAATCCTCAGCCAATGAAAAATAAAAAGGTGGCAAGCTGCTATATCACTTTCCTACCAGCAGGTGGGGACAACACACCAGAAATAGTTTTGGTCAAAAACCAATGCAAAGAATGTAAACAagactgaaagagtacagggaaagtTCAGAACGAGGACCTCAGCTAGAAGGAATAGGTTAGGGTTTTATTCCCTtcagaataaggggagatttgatagaggtgtggaAAATTATAGAAATCTGgatcgggtaaatgcaagcagactttgcTGAGTGGGGTTGGAGGTTCTGGGTGAAGGATCAAATGTTTCAGGGGAACCTgagggtggtgacagtgtggaatgagtgTCCAGTGGAAATGGTTGGAGCAAGCTTGAGTTCAATATTTAagaggtttggataagtacgtggatgggagagggCTGTGGCCCAGCTGTGGCTCGATGGGATGAGACAGAAAAGAAGGTTGGGATGGTTTGATGTGCCAAAGTGCTGTTGAGCTGTTTATAGTGTGGGCTTAATACGTCAGAGCCAAAGCCATCTTCTATTCTGTCCCTTCTCCCGTTGGCCAGACAACATAATCAAATACCCCACCCACACCGGACAttctctctacccccaccccccccccccccatcgggcagaagatacaaaagcctgaaagcacgtcccaccaggctcgagcacagcttctaccccgctgttatcagactattgaacggtcccccagtacgataagacagcttctaccccgctgttatcagactattgaacggtcccccagtacgataagacagcttctaccccgctgttatcagactattgaacggtcccccagtacgataagacagcttctaccccgctgttatcagactattgaatggtcccccagtacgataagacagcttctaccccgctgttatcagactattgaacggacccccagtatgataagacagcttctaccccgctgttatcagactattgaacggtcccccagtacgataagacagcttctaccccgctgttatcagactattgaacggtcccaccaggctcgaggacagcttctaccgcgctgttaccagactattgaacggtcccccagtacgataagacagcttctaccccgctgttatcagactattgaacggtcccccagtacgataagacagcttctaccccgctgttatcagactattgaacggacccccagtatgataagacagcttctaccccgctgttatcagactattgaacggtcccccagtacgataagacagcttctaccccgctgttatcagactattgaacggtcccccagtacgataagacagcttctaccccgctgttatcagactattgaacggacccccagtatgataagacagcttctaccccgctgttatcagactattgaacggtcccccagtacgataagacagcttctaccccgctgttatcagactattgaacggtcccccagtacgataaggcagcttctaccccgctgtt
This window encodes:
- the LOC132389987 gene encoding putative RNA-binding protein Luc7-like 1, which encodes MSVKINLILTLVVSLTPGDVNRQKVKFTDDRVCKAHLLGCCPHDILAGSKMDVGGCKKLHDVALRADYLIASKTKDYLFEKEAMSALEEFLSECDRKAEQDKEKLVLVQKSFSTEIIAKVEKVQMLNEDIGKLLARAELLGSSGILDQSQRVLEEVERLTQLKKESEEEYRNNIPTCSLQQQKLRVCDVCGAYLGLQEKDKRLADHFRGRLHMGFMEIRSKLQQIKKTLSQKLGTSETETSRQREERRPERRLSERRLEHAPRPRDMKRTSSLSHEGKWSAPSRFREFRDRPFYQRPPGSVPLPPPPQYDRAWSRYLEPQPPFFRGRDPQTLYDPYDMYERNLRRQHLLEERRDRFSREGVHPFRIHPAF
- the LOC132389988 gene encoding splicing factor 3A subunit 2-like → MSVVLWGSRPQTQACLSPAGVHAPRPRRVCHPLGFTPPDPGVSVTLRGSRPQTQACLSPAGVHTPRPRRVCHPLGFTPPDPGVSVTRWGSHPQTQACLSSTGVHTPDPGVSVVLWGSRPQTQACLSSSGVHAPRPRRVCHPLGFMPPDPGVSVTRWGSQTQACLSPAGVHTPRPRCVCHPLVYTPPDDSRYNLTLLISDWAEERMGNTADRSELLQLVRNLSNDLDEERWVRKFADDLV